A genomic segment from Chitinophagales bacterium encodes:
- a CDS encoding RNA-binding S4 domain-containing protein yields MEFKLNGNDFIPLNALLKIVNIAESGGQANMFITEGEVSIDGKLESAKRKKVRAGQVVTVFDKTVKVVD; encoded by the coding sequence ATGGAATTTAAGCTTAATGGAAACGATTTTATTCCGCTAAATGCCCTATTGAAAATCGTCAATATTGCGGAAAGTGGGGGACAAGCCAATATGTTTATTACAGAAGGCGAAGTATCCATTGATGGTAAGCTAGAAAGCGCCAAACGTAAAAAAGTACGCGCAGGTCAAGTTGTTACTGTTTTTGATAAAACGGTGAAGGTTGTTGATTAG
- a CDS encoding type IV toxin-antitoxin system AbiEi family antitoxin domain-containing protein, with protein MEKNNKINQLLQSWPPNAVYLTAWLKQQGYSTQLLNRYKKSQWIVALGNGAMLKAGDKPTIAGALFALQQQAGLSVHPAAKTALQLAGKAHYLAMGQQSYILFGNSKETLPAWVKKHPWQEELKYVKSAFLPAGIGMVEQQIMGLPIKISGAARALMECLYLAPQYQDLQECYEIMEGLNNLRPKVVQQLLEQCTSIKVKRLFLYLAKKAGHQWLAFLNLENIYLGKGKRKIVDNGAYIPEFKITVPKSLAHG; from the coding sequence TTGGAAAAGAACAATAAAATAAACCAATTGCTACAATCATGGCCTCCTAATGCCGTGTATTTAACGGCCTGGCTCAAACAGCAGGGCTACTCTACCCAGTTGCTCAACCGCTACAAAAAAAGCCAGTGGATTGTGGCTTTAGGCAATGGTGCCATGTTAAAGGCTGGAGATAAGCCCACCATAGCCGGTGCCCTATTCGCTTTGCAGCAGCAGGCAGGTTTATCGGTACACCCTGCGGCAAAGACAGCCCTGCAATTGGCAGGTAAAGCCCATTATCTGGCAATGGGTCAACAAAGCTACATCCTGTTTGGCAACTCAAAAGAAACCTTGCCCGCCTGGGTGAAAAAACACCCTTGGCAAGAAGAACTAAAGTATGTGAAAAGCGCTTTTTTACCGGCAGGCATAGGTATGGTAGAGCAGCAAATAATGGGCTTGCCCATCAAAATATCAGGTGCTGCACGGGCCCTGATGGAATGTTTGTACTTAGCACCTCAATATCAAGACCTGCAAGAATGCTACGAAATAATGGAAGGGCTTAATAATTTGCGTCCAAAGGTGGTGCAACAGCTACTAGAACAATGCACTTCCATAAAAGTAAAACGCTTGTTTTTATACCTGGCAAAAAAAGCAGGGCATCAATGGTTAGCTTTTTTAAACTTAGAAAATATATATCTGGGAAAGGGCAAAAGAAAAATTGTTGACAATGGGGCGTACATACCCGAGTTTAAAATAACCGTACCTAAATCATTAGCACATGGCTAA
- a CDS encoding nucleotidyl transferase AbiEii/AbiGii toxin family protein: MANYQEQAALLLQVLPEIAKEKCFALHGGTAINLFVRNMPRLSVDIDLTYIPKEDRSSTFANIEQSLKNIEHRLKKLDPSIKVVVQAHLLKLQIQNSGASIKIEVNQGMRGLIGETENRELCEKAQEEFDAFCIMPCVPFHQLYGGKICAALDRQHPRDIFDIKYLLENEVSTKEIKTGFMFCLICSKRPLLEMLFPHYLNQEQAYNNQFKGMTLEDFTYEDFCATREKLVKTIHQNLSESDKEFLVNFESATPDWSVYNFSDFPAVQWKLKNIEILKEKNPEKHQAGIINLKQKFEELSC, translated from the coding sequence ATGGCTAACTATCAAGAACAAGCGGCCTTATTGCTACAGGTGTTGCCAGAAATAGCTAAAGAAAAATGTTTTGCCCTGCACGGTGGTACAGCCATCAACTTGTTTGTGCGCAATATGCCCAGATTGTCTGTAGATATAGATTTAACCTACATCCCTAAAGAAGACCGAAGCAGCACATTTGCCAACATTGAGCAAAGTCTAAAAAACATAGAACATCGCCTTAAAAAATTAGACCCGAGTATAAAAGTGGTGGTGCAAGCGCATCTATTAAAGTTGCAGATACAAAACTCTGGCGCATCTATAAAAATAGAAGTAAACCAAGGCATGCGGGGCTTAATAGGAGAAACTGAGAATCGAGAACTTTGCGAAAAAGCTCAGGAAGAATTTGATGCCTTTTGCATTATGCCTTGCGTGCCTTTTCATCAGCTTTATGGTGGTAAAATATGTGCCGCTTTAGACAGGCAGCACCCCAGGGATATTTTTGATATCAAGTATTTACTAGAAAATGAAGTATCTACCAAAGAGATAAAAACAGGGTTTATGTTTTGCCTCATATGCAGTAAGCGCCCGCTTTTAGAAATGTTGTTTCCGCATTATCTCAATCAAGAACAAGCCTATAACAACCAATTTAAAGGCATGACACTAGAAGACTTTACCTATGAAGACTTTTGTGCCACACGGGAAAAATTGGTCAAAACCATCCATCAAAATTTAAGCGAATCCGATAAAGAATTTTTGGTGAATTTTGAATCCGCTACACCCGATTGGTCGGTTTATAACTTCTCTGATTTCCCGGCTGTGCAATGGAAGCTAAAAAATATTGAGATACTCAAAGAAAAAAATCCTGAGAAACATCAAGCAGGAATTATTAATTTGAAACAAAAATTTGAAGAACTAAGCTGTTAA
- a CDS encoding ABC transporter ATP-binding protein, which yields MSGNKLLEVKNLVTQFKTEAGIVKAVNNISFTLNRGETIGIVGESGSGKSVSSLSVMRLIPNPPGEIVSGEIIYHHKEKGSIDLLKLSDKEMRKYRGNEISMIFQEPMTSLNPVFRCGAQVSEAIMLHQKVSKKEARERTLELFKKVQLPTPERILDAYPHQISGGQKQRVMIAMAMSCNPGILIADEPTTALDVTVQDTILDLMRELRDEIGMSVIFITHDLGVIAEIADRVLVMYKGSIVEQGSIYEIFSNPQHPYTKGLLACRPPLDYRLSKLPIVSDFMREENGELIEIDTSVQEVIENVKVSDTQTKERMAKLEAKEPVLQLKNLHTWFPSKKNIFGKTTEYVKAVNDVSFDVYPGETMGLVGESGCGKTTLGRTVLRLTDARDGEVIYKGRNVLDLPAADMKELRKEMQIIFQDPYSSLNPRMTIGAAIIEPMNVHGILANEKQRKEKVIELLETVSLSGDHYNRYPHEFSGGQRQRICIARALGLNPSFIICDESVSALDVSVQAQVLNLLIELREQFDFTYIFISHDLSVVKFMSDRMVVMNQGKIEELGYADDIYNNPQREYTKKLIDAIPKGRLEDIERRMTERGIQI from the coding sequence ATGAGCGGAAATAAACTATTGGAAGTAAAAAACCTGGTCACACAATTCAAGACTGAAGCGGGAATTGTAAAAGCAGTCAATAATATCAGCTTTACGCTGAACAGAGGTGAAACCATAGGAATTGTAGGAGAATCGGGTTCGGGTAAATCAGTAAGTTCATTGTCCGTAATGCGCCTGATCCCCAACCCTCCCGGTGAAATTGTAAGCGGGGAAATTATCTACCACCACAAGGAAAAAGGCTCGATTGACTTGCTGAAGCTCAGCGACAAAGAGATGCGCAAATACCGTGGCAATGAAATTTCCATGATCTTCCAGGAGCCCATGACTTCGCTTAATCCCGTTTTCAGATGCGGTGCACAGGTTTCAGAAGCCATTATGCTGCATCAGAAAGTATCTAAAAAAGAGGCTCGTGAACGAACACTTGAACTGTTCAAAAAAGTGCAACTGCCCACACCTGAGCGTATTTTAGATGCCTATCCGCATCAAATTTCTGGCGGACAGAAACAGCGCGTAATGATTGCCATGGCCATGTCCTGCAATCCCGGTATTTTGATTGCAGATGAGCCTACAACTGCCCTTGATGTAACGGTTCAGGATACCATTTTGGACCTTATGCGTGAGCTGCGCGATGAAATCGGTATGTCCGTAATCTTCATCACCCACGATTTGGGTGTGATTGCCGAAATTGCAGATCGCGTATTGGTCATGTATAAAGGCAGTATCGTGGAACAGGGCAGTATTTACGAAATATTCTCCAATCCCCAACATCCATACACAAAAGGGCTTTTGGCTTGTCGTCCGCCATTGGATTACCGGCTCAGCAAACTGCCCATCGTTTCTGATTTTATGCGGGAAGAAAATGGGGAGCTGATAGAAATCGACACTTCAGTACAGGAAGTGATTGAGAACGTGAAAGTAAGCGATACCCAAACCAAAGAAAGAATGGCCAAACTTGAGGCCAAAGAACCGGTACTGCAATTAAAAAACCTGCATACCTGGTTTCCTTCAAAAAAGAACATTTTTGGCAAAACAACAGAATATGTAAAAGCTGTCAATGATGTCAGCTTTGATGTTTACCCGGGAGAAACCATGGGGCTCGTGGGCGAGTCCGGCTGTGGAAAAACCACATTGGGTCGTACTGTTTTACGCCTGACTGATGCCCGTGACGGAGAAGTGATTTACAAAGGCAGAAATGTATTGGATCTTCCCGCTGCTGATATGAAAGAACTGCGCAAGGAAATGCAGATTATTTTCCAGGATCCATATTCCTCGCTTAATCCGAGAATGACCATTGGTGCTGCCATTATCGAGCCCATGAATGTGCATGGCATTCTAGCGAATGAGAAACAGCGCAAAGAGAAAGTAATAGAGTTGTTGGAAACTGTAAGTCTGAGCGGAGATCACTACAACCGCTATCCACATGAGTTTTCCGGTGGTCAGCGACAACGTATTTGTATTGCGCGTGCTCTTGGGCTGAATCCGAGTTTTATCATTTGCGATGAATCAGTTTCTGCGCTTGATGTTTCGGTACAGGCGCAAGTGCTCAATTTGTTGATTGAATTGCGGGAACAATTTGATTTTACTTATATTTTTATCTCTCATGACCTTTCAGTGGTTAAATTTATGTCAGACAGAATGGTAGTGATGAACCAGGGAAAAATTGAAGAATTGGGCTATGCAGATGATATTTACAATAATCCGCAGCGTGAATACACGAAAAAACTGATCGATGCCATTCCAAAAGGGCGCTTAGAAGATATTGAGCGCAGAATGACTGAGAGAGGGATTCAGATTTAA